The following DNA comes from Brassica oleracea var. oleracea cultivar TO1000 chromosome C5, BOL, whole genome shotgun sequence.
ACTTGAGAGCGACCTTTGGATGATCCCAAGTGTTCCTTGATTCTCTTGAATCCACTTGCCTTCATCCATCTGCTTCGTAATCACTTCACCTCCACAACTCCACTTATCAGGAGTAACCGGTGTATATAGCTTCACCATGGTGTCGTTTGTTTCCATCTACAAGAAGAGAACCTCAACACACTAATAACACAGAATATCCAATCTTCAAGAACACTCACGAACCCAGAATCTTCAAGAACACAAATTTGCGGAATGAACTCAGGTTTTAGAGTAACCTGGCTCTGATACCATGTAAGAATGGGAGAATTGATAGAATGAGAGAATTATTGAGAGTTTATTATTGGAGAATGAAAAACATGAAGAACATAGAGAGAGAGAAAGTAGATCTGAAGATGTAAGAGAAAGAATGAGAGAATAGTTTCCTTAATCTAATTGTGGATCTGGGTACAAGTATTTAAAGACAAGTGACCTCAGTACACAATATAATTAAATATTTTTTCTTCTCTTCTTCTTCTCTTCAATAAAATCAAACTTATAAAACCCTTATAAAGCCTTATAAAACCTTATAAAGTCTGGCAGCTTAATTCTCAAGTCTGGCAGCTTCATCTCTTCACTTCTTGATCTTCATCTCAACATTAGGGGTTTGGATTTGGGTTTAAAATTTAGGGTATATGGTTTAGAATTTAAGATTTAGGGTTTATGGTTTCGCTTGAAGTGTTAGCGTCATTAAAATTAGTGTTTTTATTTTTTGTAGCTATTTTTTATTTAATTTAATATTTTTTAATTAATAATCTATGTGTTAATTTGATTGGTCATGAATTGTGAGGTAAATTTAATCCTAGGGGTGAAACTAAATTTAACCGTAGGGGTGAAACTAAGCTTTGTTCATCCAATTATCACACTTGTTCTATCATATTCCCTTTTTCATGGGCTTTGCATCTTCACCGACACACTAGAAAATAAAAACTTATAGATCAACAAAAATATCCAAGCCGACCGACGAGCCGAGAAAAGACACATGGAACGTGGAAGGGTGGACGAAGCGCCAATAGTGAAAAAATGACAAAAGCTGGTCATGTTGAGTTCAACAAACACATGTCCACGTAGGACGAAAGTCATATAAAAGCAGACGTGGCAAATAGTACATGTTCTTGTTGCATTTGATCTAATCTTTATCTTTTTTTTATATGATTTTAAAATCCCACCACTTCCTACCTACGTCTTATATAAATCATCTCTAACCACACTTGACACTTACCTCTAAAGACAAGAAAAAGGAAAGAATGGGGAACTGTCTAAGGCATGAGTCAGAAATGCACTGGGCTGGTGAAGATTGGGATGATTTCATCACACAAGATGAAGAACATCACCATCATAGCTCCAAGAAGACCTCCATTAAAGCTAGCAAAACAGTAACTGTTAAACGAGAAAGTAAATCATGTGATCCATCTCACCATGAGATCAAGATCAGGCTCACGAGGAAGCAACTCCAAGATTTACTTAATAAAGTCAACGTCCATGACTTAACCGGTTCTGCAGCGTCACATATTGATCGTAAAACTGAAGAAGGCAACCAGCCCCGGTTATGGAAACCGGTTTTGCAGAGCATACCAGAGGTTGACTGAGAGTTTCTAATAGATGAGACCATGTTGTATATTCTTTAGGGGTAGGAATAGGATGTTGATGTAAATTTTGAGTTTTTTTGTTTTTGTTCGTAAATAATTTATAAACATAGACCTTCTTGACCGGTGGTAATACTAGGGGTGGGCACTTCGGTTATATTATCGGTTCGGGTTCGGTTTTGTTAGTTCGGTTATAGTATTTTTCCAACTGAAATAAATCATAGTTAGTTTGGTTCGGTTCGGTTTATATTCGGTTCGGTTTGTATTCGGTTCGGTTTGTTTTTTGGATCAGTTTAATTAGGTTCTTCTTAGTTTAATTTTTTTAAAGAGAAATTATGTTTTAAAACATAAATTATATAAACATAAATTATGTGAACTAAATTCAATATAACACTGAAACATATTGTTTTGAAAAGTCACAAAAAGTATATAAGAATTAAAACAAATGAAAGTTAACTAAAATAAAAAAACCTAACATCATTAATAATGTCTCTTATATCATTATTAAAAAATCTTGTAATGAATCATCTTCCATGTGACGATGTGGAGAAGAACTTTTGTTTTTAATAAAATTTGCTTTAGATTTTAGATTTAGATTTAACATCCACGTTTACATATACAAAAATATAAACATACAAACTTTTCTATTTTTTTTAAATCAAATATTTTGATGATTAGAAGAATATATGTTAATGAATAAAAAATAGAGAATACGTGGTATAGTATTAGAATTTTAGTATATTGGTATTACTAATATTTTTAATTTAAATAATTACAAAACAGATCGGTTTATCGGTTCGGTTAACCATTCGGATTTGGGAAATCTTCAACCAAATGGTTTGAAATAGACTTTGGTTCGGTTTGAATCGGTTTCGGTTCGGTTGGTTCGGTTTTTTTCCCACCCCTAGTTAATAAATACCATGACTACTTGATTAGTAATCTACTTAGTGGGCTTCGGAGGAGAATAAGAAACGTATTGGGCCTTATAAGCCCATAAACATAATCGTTTTCTTCCCCTCCCCCCCTTATTCCAAAACCGTATCGAATTCATATCTATAAACCCTACGCTCCTCCGGCTCCTGCCGTCAGTTCTCCGACTAAAAAAGCTAACTTTTTCCCTCCCGGAGTTATACATAGAGGGGACAGTCTCACTACTTCACTTCTCTACTGGTTTAAACGATCCTTAAGGTCTGTGCCAAGTTTCTTTTCCTTTAAATTCCTCAAATTCTGTTCTGCTGGTCGCTTTTGATTACCTAGTTTCAGATTATGATGAGAGAAATAATATTATCGTCTTCATTAAGTTTATAGTAATTTGTATAGTACAAATGTGAAAGCATGGTTTACTTCTATTACAAAAAAGAGATCACCAAACATCAGTATGCTCATCACAGCTACATTTGATGATTCCTTTTCTTTTTTTTCTCCATGTTTTGATGTTTTGTTCCTTTGAAGTGATATGTAAGGTAAGCAAACCAATATAATCTTTGCAGATTCTGGAAGTGTGTATCTAAGCACAATGTCTATCACATCATCACTTACTTCAACTACACTTTGCGGAGCCTCAGTTTTTCCTAAGGCTTTAGCTCGTAGCATTGAGTTCCCAAGAAACCATCTCTCGACGCCTTTCGAAAGCTCAAAGATTTGTTTGACTACATATCCCAAGAAAAATGCTACTTGGAATCTGACCAGAAACATTGTTCCGATCCAAGGAACCAGGTGTCACGCTATCCAAGTTGAGACGAAGGAGTCGTTTACCCCTGGGAAGAAGTTTCAACTTAGTGATGTGATTGAAGGGCAACAGTTTGACAGGGAGATGCTAAGTGCTATCTTCGACGTTGCACGAGAAATGGAGAAGATAGAGAAGAGCTCTTCTCAGAGTGAATTACTCAAGGGCTATCTAATGGCTACCCTCTTTTACGAGCCTTCCACACGTACCAGGCTCTCTTTCGAATCCGCCATGAAACGTTTGGGAGGAGAAGTCTTGACCACTGAGAACGCTAGAGAGTTTTCATCTGCTGCTAAAGGGGAAACACTTGAAGGTATCTAATTGGTACTCTTGTGACACTGTTGATATGTGTTTAGATTGTTAATTTGTTGGGGGTGCTTTTTCAGACACCATAAGAACGGTGGAGGGTTATTCAGATATAATAGTGATGCGACATTTTGAAAGCGGTGCTGCTAAAAGAGCCGCAGCTACTGCAAATATACCTGTTATTAATGCAGGTGATGGTCCTGGAGAGCATCCCACTCAGGTCTGTTGTGTTCATCATAACCTTTAAGTGTTTTAGTTTTCCTAAACAAACATTTTACTGATGTCTGGTTCTATTGCTGTTGTGAAGGCACTCTTGGATATCTATACCATCCAAAGCGAAATTGGAAAACTAGATGACATCAGTGTAGCTCTGGTTGGAGATCTTGCCAATGGAAGGACTGTCCGGTCCCTTGCTTACTTGCTTGCCAAATTTAAAGACGTGAAGATCTACTTTGTCTCACCTGAAATTGTTAAGATGAAGGTTAGTTTTACTAAAATTCTCACCCTTCTTAAGAAAGTTTGAAGAAAAATGGCAAAGTCAATAACATCATTTGGTTTGTTGTTTGAATGGTAGGATGATATAAAAGATTATTTGACATCAAATGGGGTGGAATGGGAAGAAAGTTCAGATTTAATGGAGGTAGCATCAAAGTGTGACGTAGTTTACCAAACCCGAATCCAGAGAGAGCGGTTTGGAGAAAGGCTTGACCTCTACGAGGCAGCTCGCGGGAAGTATATCGTAGACAAGGCACTGTTAGGAGTGATGCAGAAAAATGCTGTTATCATGCATCCTTTACCGAGATTGGATGAAGTAAGTTGATACAACCCTCTCCTTTTCTCATTGTTTCTGTCTATGAACCGCAACACAATTTTCACTCTCTGTATTTTTTTTTTTGTGTGTAGATCACTCCAGGTGTGGACACTGATCCAAGGGCTGCCTACTTCAGACAAGCAAAGAACGGTTTGTTCATAAGAATGGCTCTTCTGAAGCTACTACTTGTCGGTTGGTAAATATAAGATGGTCTAAAAGTAAAAGTTCCTTCAGCGAACTGAATCTCAAGCTTGTGACACAAGAGGCGTATCGTATCGTCAGTGCAAGGACCCAGCAATAAATAAAATCTGAAACTGGAGTGTGTTTGTGTGCTTAGCAGATGTTACTTCAAAGAACATAATGGTGGTTGGTTTGTTGATCTTAACATTGCGTTAATCGACCTATCTGGGGAAGAGTTATCGAACTTTTTGAATAAATTGATTCTGAGCATTTTTTTCCACCATTTTGTTGCAAACACGAAAGTAAGGAGTAAACACTTGTGTCTTACCGCTCCTCCAAAGGGCGAAGCATAGATAAAAGTAAAGCGAGGTTCAGTTCAGTCTATACTTTATTATGACGAAACTGCCCCTCTTTCTTTCCACAGCTCCCTTTTACACTTCGGAATTAGTTTTAACTAGTGTTACTTCCCGTGCAAGAATCTGTTATATTTGTAATTAATTTATTATAATTGTAAATTTAAATAAATTAGTAATCTTTAATTAAATATAGTATAATTATGGATAATATTGAAGTAAATCTGTTGAAACTATTTTACAGAATATCTAAAATTGTTTTAAAAAAAGATATGTTCATATCTTTAATATCAACCGGGATTTAGAGGTTTTTTACCTTGTGTTAATAATGATAATGGCTGCACATGGGAGGGGAGGGGACGATACTTGCTGAGTCCAGGCTTGAAGATTTCATGAGCATGATTGAACACCATCATCAGGCGTTAAAAGTATATCTTGGCTCTTCCCCACACATTAAGCTACATTATTATTCTAAACGGCATTTCAGCTAACATGTGCTTGCTTCTGTTTGAAAGTCTGGAACTACCTACTTTGGCAACCACACAGACAAGTGGGAGGATGATGGTTCAGTATCAGACACATCAGGCGTGGTCAATTTATTAGACACAAGGAGTTTCATATCTGATGATGATGATGATGATGATGATGATATCAATGAAGAGCTGCCTATGCGTTCAGAATATCCATCAGATGAATACTGTAGAGAAGTCCAGTGCATTGTGATTGAGGAAACCGTCAGTCTTTAGTAATAACAACCACAAAGCCGAGAAAGAGGAAACAAAAAACGTTGTAGGCCATAATGAAGATCATGCTAATGACGAAAGGAGTGTAGTCCAAAACGTGAACCACAGAGAGACCATG
Coding sequences within:
- the LOC106343728 gene encoding aspartate carbamoyltransferase, chloroplastic; the encoded protein is MSITSSLTSTTLCGASVFPKALARSIEFPRNHLSTPFESSKICLTTYPKKNATWNLTRNIVPIQGTRCHAIQVETKESFTPGKKFQLSDVIEGQQFDREMLSAIFDVAREMEKIEKSSSQSELLKGYLMATLFYEPSTRTRLSFESAMKRLGGEVLTTENAREFSSAAKGETLEDTIRTVEGYSDIIVMRHFESGAAKRAAATANIPVINAGDGPGEHPTQALLDIYTIQSEIGKLDDISVALVGDLANGRTVRSLAYLLAKFKDVKIYFVSPEIVKMKDDIKDYLTSNGVEWEESSDLMEVASKCDVVYQTRIQRERFGERLDLYEAARGKYIVDKALLGVMQKNAVIMHPLPRLDEITPGVDTDPRAAYFRQAKNGLFIRMALLKLLLVGW
- the LOC106293937 gene encoding uncharacterized protein LOC106293937, which codes for MGNCLRHESEMHWAGEDWDDFITQDEEHHHHSSKKTSIKASKTVTVKRESKSCDPSHHEIKIRLTRKQLQDLLNKVNVHDLTGSAASHIDRKTEEGNQPRLWKPVLQSIPEVD